The following proteins come from a genomic window of Ammospiza nelsoni isolate bAmmNel1 chromosome 6, bAmmNel1.pri, whole genome shotgun sequence:
- the BAG5 gene encoding BAG family molecular chaperone regulator 5 isoform X1: MAGATSSKRHHQARQKPDGGRGMDMGNQHPSVKRLHEIQKQVKEIEQQVAVFSGLSTDRDYKELERNLTKQLFEIDSVDTEGKGDIQQARKRAAQETERLLKELEQNANHPRRLEIEALFKEAQALVEREITPFYEGGNGISDEFEEGIQDIVLRLTQVKTGGKISLRKARYRTLTKICTVQEIIENAVKKQLSLPLSNDVHPSVSKINSVMCEVNKARGTLIALLMGVSSNDTCRHLSCVLTGLIADLDALDVCGRTEIRNYRKEVVEEINKLQKYLDLDEEANSTQAYDLAKNQSILKIEEIRKKMKEVHSLLLKTENASDLYLGLKAELQGLIAHLDEVSPGKNPCIREARRRAVIEVQTLITYIDLNEALEKRQKYPEQTAVEHRCHKAVWTVLGNLSQIQKEVISFDGNRTDKNYMRLEELLTKQLLALDAVDPQGDERCKAARKQAVKLAQNILYYLDMKTDEWEY, translated from the exons ATGGCGGGGGCGACGAGTTCAAAGAGGCACCACCAAG CTCGTCAGAAGCCGGACGGGGGAAGAGGAATGGATATGGGTAACCAACACCCATCCGTGAAACGGTTACATGAGATACAGAAACAAGTCAAAGAGATCGAACAGCAAGTGGCTGTCTTCAGCGGTCTGTCTACCGACCGAGATTACAAGGAACTGGAAAGAAACCTTAcaaaacagctttttgagaTCGATTCTGTGGACACCGAAGGGAAGGGGGATATCCAGCAGGCCAGAAAGCGAGCTGCCCAGGAAACTGAGAGGCTGCTGAAGGAActggaacaaaatgcaaaccaTCCGCGCAGACTGGAAATAGAGGCTTTATTCAAGGAGGCACAGGCTCTTGTGGAACGCGAGATCACACCTTTTTACGAAGGAGGAAACGGTATAAGTGATGAATTTGAAGAAGGCATTCAGGACATTGTGCTGAGGCTTACCCAGGTGAAAACTGGAGGGAAAATTTCTCTACGCAAAGCAAGATACCGGACTCTGACAAAGATATGTACTGTCCAGGAGATTATAGAGAATGCTGTGAAGAaacagctgtccctgccactCTCTAATGATGTTCATCCTTCTGTCTCCAAAATTAACTCTGTAATGTGTGAGGTGAACAAAGCCAGAGGAACTCTCATTGCGCTTCTAATGGGAGTGAGTAGCAATGATACCTGCAGGCATCTGTCCTGTGTGCTCACAGGCCTCATTGCTGATTTGGATGCTTTAGATGTCTGTGGTCGCACGGAAATAAGAAACTACAGAAAGGAAGTAGTAGAAGAGATCAATAAATTGCAGAAATACCTGGACTTGGATGAAGAAGCAAATTCTACTCAGGCTTATGATTTGGCAAAAAATCAGTCCATTCTGAAAATAGAAGAGATCCGTAAGAAGATGAAGGAAGTTCATTCCTTACTTCTAAAAACAGAGAATGCCTCTGATTTGTATCTGGGATTGAAAGCAGAGTTGCAGGGACTAATTGCCCACCTAGATGAAGTGAGTCCAGGAAAAAATCCCTGCATTAGAGAGGCCAGGAGAAGAGCAGTAATTGAAGTTCAGACTCTTATAACATATATTGATTTGAATGAAGCGctggaaaaaaggcaaaagtatCCAGAGCAAACTGCTGTTGAACATCGTTGTCATAAAGCAGTTTGGACTGTGCTTGGAAACTTGTCTCAAATACAGAAGGAGGTGATTTCGTTTGATGGAAACAGAACAGATAAAAATTACATGAGACTGGAAGAACTTCTTACAAAACAGCTTCTAGCCCTGGATGCTGTTGATCCGCAAGGTGACGAGCGGTGTAAGGCTGCCAGGAAGCAGGCAGTAAAGCTTGCACAGAATATTCTTTACTATCTGGACATGAAAACAGACGAATGGGAATACTGA
- the BAG5 gene encoding BAG family molecular chaperone regulator 5 isoform X2, which produces MDMGNQHPSVKRLHEIQKQVKEIEQQVAVFSGLSTDRDYKELERNLTKQLFEIDSVDTEGKGDIQQARKRAAQETERLLKELEQNANHPRRLEIEALFKEAQALVEREITPFYEGGNGISDEFEEGIQDIVLRLTQVKTGGKISLRKARYRTLTKICTVQEIIENAVKKQLSLPLSNDVHPSVSKINSVMCEVNKARGTLIALLMGVSSNDTCRHLSCVLTGLIADLDALDVCGRTEIRNYRKEVVEEINKLQKYLDLDEEANSTQAYDLAKNQSILKIEEIRKKMKEVHSLLLKTENASDLYLGLKAELQGLIAHLDEVSPGKNPCIREARRRAVIEVQTLITYIDLNEALEKRQKYPEQTAVEHRCHKAVWTVLGNLSQIQKEVISFDGNRTDKNYMRLEELLTKQLLALDAVDPQGDERCKAARKQAVKLAQNILYYLDMKTDEWEY; this is translated from the coding sequence ATGGATATGGGTAACCAACACCCATCCGTGAAACGGTTACATGAGATACAGAAACAAGTCAAAGAGATCGAACAGCAAGTGGCTGTCTTCAGCGGTCTGTCTACCGACCGAGATTACAAGGAACTGGAAAGAAACCTTAcaaaacagctttttgagaTCGATTCTGTGGACACCGAAGGGAAGGGGGATATCCAGCAGGCCAGAAAGCGAGCTGCCCAGGAAACTGAGAGGCTGCTGAAGGAActggaacaaaatgcaaaccaTCCGCGCAGACTGGAAATAGAGGCTTTATTCAAGGAGGCACAGGCTCTTGTGGAACGCGAGATCACACCTTTTTACGAAGGAGGAAACGGTATAAGTGATGAATTTGAAGAAGGCATTCAGGACATTGTGCTGAGGCTTACCCAGGTGAAAACTGGAGGGAAAATTTCTCTACGCAAAGCAAGATACCGGACTCTGACAAAGATATGTACTGTCCAGGAGATTATAGAGAATGCTGTGAAGAaacagctgtccctgccactCTCTAATGATGTTCATCCTTCTGTCTCCAAAATTAACTCTGTAATGTGTGAGGTGAACAAAGCCAGAGGAACTCTCATTGCGCTTCTAATGGGAGTGAGTAGCAATGATACCTGCAGGCATCTGTCCTGTGTGCTCACAGGCCTCATTGCTGATTTGGATGCTTTAGATGTCTGTGGTCGCACGGAAATAAGAAACTACAGAAAGGAAGTAGTAGAAGAGATCAATAAATTGCAGAAATACCTGGACTTGGATGAAGAAGCAAATTCTACTCAGGCTTATGATTTGGCAAAAAATCAGTCCATTCTGAAAATAGAAGAGATCCGTAAGAAGATGAAGGAAGTTCATTCCTTACTTCTAAAAACAGAGAATGCCTCTGATTTGTATCTGGGATTGAAAGCAGAGTTGCAGGGACTAATTGCCCACCTAGATGAAGTGAGTCCAGGAAAAAATCCCTGCATTAGAGAGGCCAGGAGAAGAGCAGTAATTGAAGTTCAGACTCTTATAACATATATTGATTTGAATGAAGCGctggaaaaaaggcaaaagtatCCAGAGCAAACTGCTGTTGAACATCGTTGTCATAAAGCAGTTTGGACTGTGCTTGGAAACTTGTCTCAAATACAGAAGGAGGTGATTTCGTTTGATGGAAACAGAACAGATAAAAATTACATGAGACTGGAAGAACTTCTTACAAAACAGCTTCTAGCCCTGGATGCTGTTGATCCGCAAGGTGACGAGCGGTGTAAGGCTGCCAGGAAGCAGGCAGTAAAGCTTGCACAGAATATTCTTTACTATCTGGACATGAAAACAGACGAATGGGAATACTGA
- the LOC132074807 gene encoding cytochrome c oxidase assembly factor 8 isoform X2 has product MAAAWVLRAGGCYRRHPLASASSSASSGSGRAAERGERPDSVGLGFRPPPHSHSDWIGPPDKHSNLRPVIFYVPPEESALERRLREARQEAQASNQRFWARHNRAFRQEKEEFIYSRLKAKGLEMRDESGQKATLSAEEMADFYKDFLSKNLKKHLQYNREMCLPWTRAPLIHNW; this is encoded by the exons ATGGCGGCTGCCTGGGTGCTGCGGGCCGGTGGCTGTTACCGCCGCCACCCCCTCGCCTCCGCGTCCTCCTCCGCGTCCTCCGGCAGCGGCCGCGCGGCGGAGCGCGGGGAGCGGCCGGACAGCGTG GGCCTGGGTTTCCGTCCCCCTCCACACTCGCACAGTGACTGGATCGGGCCCCCGGACAAGCACTCCAACCTGCGCCCCGTCATCTTCTACGTGCCCCCCGAGGAGTCGGCGCTGGAGCGGCGCCTGCGGGAGGCGCGCCAGGAGGCGCAGGCCAGCAACCAGCGCTTCTGGGCACGGCACAACCGCGCCTTCCGCCAG gaaaaagaagaatttatttattcaagACTGAAAGCCAAGGGTCTGGAAATGAGAGATGAATCAG GTCAAAAAGCAACACTGAGTGCAGAAGAAATGGCTGACTTTTACAAGGACTTTCtaagtaaaaatttaaaaaagcatttgcaGTATAACAG